From Danio aesculapii chromosome 9, fDanAes4.1, whole genome shotgun sequence:
gAGATCGTGTTTGTGATTTTCACAGTAGTGTCAAGTTAGAAAGATTGGGCTTTTTCTCATAATTgttgcaaaaaatattttaatgaaaataagaaaatactgcaaacatttaagaaattcaaaaacaaacttTCCTATGTCTAAGTTCGACTAAgtgacaataacaaaaatacaaaagacattattaaatttaacaatataacaCAGGTATTTTTTAGTCAGATGTTGGTTTTAATGATCAAGAAATTAAACTTGATATTCCCATTTTTGTGCTCCTGTTTTGTTCCATTGCGCTCAGCCGTTATTGCATGTGAGTTTGCAGATGGCCAAGAGGTGGAGTGCTTTCCCGCCAGTGCTGAGTTGCTGGATTCAGGTAATGTGCGATCATATATAATGTCATTTATAATTCTTGCTATGCGTCCTGTTaatcttttttctctcttttcatTTGGACTCACTTCTTTGCAGTGGCCTGATAGATTCTTACCTCCTCTTGAGGGATCTCCTCCAGCAAAGTGacgttaaaaacatttttgaagttTTCAATGAAACGCAAGTCAGAAGGGAATCGTACCTGTTTGGAaagaaacaacaaacaaaacagcacTTGTAAGTTTACTTCAGACCTCATAAAGTTAACACGTTTGCTTAGGgttatagttcacctaaaatgtcaatttacaccctcaagtggttccaaaccgtagtttttttttcactgtttaacacaaaagatattttgaagaattttggacatataacataacaattgacttctgtagtaggaaaaacaaactacCAAGGAATGATTACTGGGTTAgtttccaatgttttttttttaaatatatctttttattttgtgtatatgtttaacaaaagaaagaaatgacagaattttcagttcaaATTCAAGGTTAAATGGGTAAAATCTAAAGCCTGACCTTATTCGCCCACAGTAGTGTGGTTTCTGGCCTGCAGAAGTGCTGCATGCTAATTAATAGATCCTCCAGAAAGTTGTGATGATACACCACATCAGCACACAACACGTAGTCATAATGGTAGATGGAGTTGGGGAAGTTACGTTTCACATCTGGACCCCAGACCAGAGCCGCCACCTGAGGGGTGTACCTGCAGCGGCCCCGGGTGTTGCGGGACAGGTTAAAGTTCAGATTTGGCAGGACATCTGGCAGATCTGTTGCTGTGACCCAGGCACCTTGATGTGGAAAAGATGAAGACTTATATAACTTAACATACTCCTACCTTGTTGTTTGCAGAAAACAAATTGTATGGATTTCCTACCCAGTAAACTTGCCACTATGGACACCAGTCCTGTTCCTGCTCCAAGTTCCAGCACTGCTTTATCCAGAAGATCCACCTGATCTCGTTGTTTCTCCAAATATCGACAGAGAGCCACTGCCTGTGTAGAATtatacatgcagtttgtgcaaaCACCAAGGTAAGGGCTTTTTTAGAAGGGCACATCAATAATAAAGTATGCTCTTGCGTATGCATCACTTTCAAATGTTTTCAGAACGTTTGTTCTAAATACTGACATATTGTAGCTGGCTCATGTCATGTGAATTAGAACATAGACAGAAGACAAAATCAACTCAAAACtaaaatgtttaatgttatgTGCTACTTTTCCTGAACAATAATCTAATGTTACAATGGcaaaatatacagtagtcaacatttgaagtggttcaaactttt
This genomic window contains:
- the mettl21cb gene encoding S-adenosylmethionine-dependent methyltransferase domain-containing protein isoform X2, whose protein sequence is MQKEALNRRNAWEPSVFYSLGNETFLFTGQEISIRESLDSFGAVIWPGAVALCRYLEKQRDQVDLLDKAVLELGAGTGLVSIVASLLGAWVTATDLPDVLPNLNFNLSRNTRGRCRYTPQVAALVWGPDVKRNFPNSIYHYDYVLCADVVYHHNFLEDLLISMQHFCRPETTLLWANKVRFPSDLRFIENFKNVFNVTLLEEIPQEEVRIYQATAKK
- the mettl21cb gene encoding S-adenosylmethionine-dependent methyltransferase domain-containing protein isoform X1, whose protein sequence is MEAGGGPGLSVQKKGLKQPEPIKPSPNNTEEEDQEAKDMQKEALNRRNAWEPSVFYSLGNETFLFTGQEISIRESLDSFGAVIWPGAVALCRYLEKQRDQVDLLDKAVLELGAGTGLVSIVASLLGAWVTATDLPDVLPNLNFNLSRNTRGRCRYTPQVAALVWGPDVKRNFPNSIYHYDYVLCADVVYHHNFLEDLLISMQHFCRPETTLLWANKVRFPSDLRFIENFKNVFNVTLLEEIPQEEVRIYQATAKK